One Ricinus communis isolate WT05 ecotype wild-type chromosome 2, ASM1957865v1, whole genome shotgun sequence DNA segment encodes these proteins:
- the LOC8269983 gene encoding regulator of nonsense transcripts UPF3 isoform X5, which translates to MPDSLRTYSMVICLSMTMFKAIVEYAPSQRVPKPSPVKDGREGTIYTDPDYLEFLKLIAKPVDNLPSASVQFQIEDAAQSGLLIFSLYIHFLFHFHTLPGAAKEPPITTPLMEFVRQKRAAEDGNQQGSLVAVKGSKRAGSASVIKPGSSANKRGAEKKKYILKNSRKNSNQKDKSTSIMDSRQRDEHATLSRKVSSEIRSDSGKKNILSLIGKNCEISAVSGGMLQQPGDSPVSTAPKRSQRLRASEMIIKSILLNNETHQSQSLNATQHRHETQNLIVEHGKKWPRPMNKQVAINGHVPGSEPSGPIYDGDTKRNNSKFLTKGRYSVGSASAKQQKCIKDRPDPGVWAPLCHSVVQSDNEEKLSSTLLQHSGMNSKVIDGETKSGMHYLSHTVEPTGRSSRNSSSSVDIGSHKHFGHNVAAQRMKGDGSRIASEHKSSKRGGASGYGVQKKQVWVQKSASGS; encoded by the exons ATGCCGGACAGTTTGCGCACTTAttccatggtcatctgtttgTCGATGACAATG TTCAAGGCCATCGTCGAGTATGCCCCTTCCCAACGTGTTCCCAAGCCTTCTCCTGTAAAGGATGGTCGTGAAGGGACCATTTACACTG ATCCTGATTATTTAGAATTCCTCAAACTTATTGCAAAACCGGTGGACAATCTCCCTAGTGCCTCAGTTCAATTCCAAATAGAGGATGCAGCACAATCTGGTCTGTTAATATTTTCACTATATATACAT TTTTTGTTCCACTTTCACACTCTCCCAGGTGCTGCGAAAGAACCTCCTATTACTACACCTCTAATGGAGTTTGTTCGTCAGAAACGAGCTGCTGAGGATGGAAACCAG CAGGGTTCGTTAGTTGCTGTCAAGGGTAGCAAAAGAGCTGGATCAGCATCTGTGATTAAGCCTGGTTCAAGTGCTAACAAACGAGGCGCTGAGAAGAAAAAG TATATCCTAAAGAACAGCagaaaaaattcaaatcaGAAGGACAAGTCCACTAGTATCATGGATTCTAGGCAACGGGATGAACATGCTACTTTAAGTAGAAAAGTTTCATCAGAAATTCGATCTG attctggaaagaaaaatatcttgTCGCTCATAGGGAAAAATTGTGAAATCTCTGCT GTCTCTGGAGGAATGTTGCAACAACCTGGAGATTCACCTGTTTCTACTGCTCCTAAAAGAAGTCAGAGACTTAGGGCTAGTGAAATGATAATAAAGAGCATCCTGTTAAATAATGAAACACATCAAAGTCAATCTTTGAATGCCACACAGCATAGGCACGAGACTCAAAACTTAATAGTGGAGCATGGCAAGAAATGGCCCCGGCCTATGAATAAGCAAGTGGCTATTAATGGTCATGTGCCTGGTAGTGAGCCATCTGGACCTATTTATGATGGTGATACAAAAAGGAATAATAGCAAGTTCTTGACGAAGGGCAGGTATAGTGTAGGCTCTGCTAGtgcaaaacaacaaaaatgtATAAAGGATAGACCAGATCCTGGTGTGTGGGCTCCTCTTTGTCATTCTGTTGTTCAAAGTGACAATGAGGAGAAATTGTCGTCTACCTTGCTGCAACATAGTGGGATGAACTCTAAAG ttattgatGGAGAAACAAAAAGTGGCATGCATTATTTGAGCCATACTGTGGAACCAACAGGCCGATCAAGTAGAAACAGTAGTTCTTCTGTAGATATCG GATCACACAAACATTTTGGTCATAATGTGGCAGCCCAGAGAATGAAGGGCGATGGCTCCCGGATTGCATCCGAGCATAAATCTTCTAAAAGAGGAGGTGCCAGTGGCTATGGTGTCCAAAAG AAACAAGTGTGGGTTCAGAAATCAGCTTCAGGTTCATAG
- the LOC8269983 gene encoding regulator of nonsense transcripts UPF3 isoform X2, with the protein MKRKEKEEEERRRKVVIRHLPPSLSQSHLFSQFHHLLLLSFNWFCFRPPNSSHKNHRYSRAYIEFKSPADAGQFAHLFHGHLFVDDNGAQFKAIVEYAPSQRVPKPSPVKDGREGTIYTDPDYLEFLKLIAKPVDNLPSASVQFQIEDAAQSGLLIFSLYIHFLFHFHTLPGAAKEPPITTPLMEFVRQKRAAEDGNQGSLVAVKGSKRAGSASVIKPGSSANKRGAEKKKYILKNSRKNSNQKDKSTSIMDSRQRDEHATLSRKVSSEIRSDSGKKNILSLIGKNCEISAVSGGMLQQPGDSPVSTAPKRSQRLRASEMIIKSILLNNETHQSQSLNATQHRHETQNLIVEHGKKWPRPMNKQVAINGHVPGSEPSGPIYDGDTKRNNSKFLTKGRYSVGSASAKQQKCIKDRPDPGVWAPLCHSVVQSDNEEKLSSTLLQHSGMNSKVIDGETKSGMHYLSHTVEPTGRSSRNSSSSVDIGSHKHFGHNVAAQRMKGDGSRIASEHKSSKRGGASGYGVQKKQVWVQKSASGS; encoded by the exons ATGAAAAGGAAGGAgaaggaggaagaagaaaggagaagGAAAGTGGTGATAAGACATTTGCCCCCGTCGCTCTCTCAATCTCACCTCTTCTCCCAATTCCATCAtcttctccttctttcttttaattggtTCTGCTTCCGCCCTCCAAACTCCAG TCATAAGAATCATAGATATTCTCGGGCTTACATAGAATTCAAGAGCCCTGCAGATGCCGGACAGTTTGCGCACTTAttccatggtcatctgtttgTCGATGACAATG GTGCTCAGTTCAAGGCCATCGTCGAGTATGCCCCTTCCCAACGTGTTCCCAAGCCTTCTCCTGTAAAGGATGGTCGTGAAGGGACCATTTACACTG ATCCTGATTATTTAGAATTCCTCAAACTTATTGCAAAACCGGTGGACAATCTCCCTAGTGCCTCAGTTCAATTCCAAATAGAGGATGCAGCACAATCTGGTCTGTTAATATTTTCACTATATATACAT TTTTTGTTCCACTTTCACACTCTCCCAGGTGCTGCGAAAGAACCTCCTATTACTACACCTCTAATGGAGTTTGTTCGTCAGAAACGAGCTGCTGAGGATGGAAACCAG GGTTCGTTAGTTGCTGTCAAGGGTAGCAAAAGAGCTGGATCAGCATCTGTGATTAAGCCTGGTTCAAGTGCTAACAAACGAGGCGCTGAGAAGAAAAAG TATATCCTAAAGAACAGCagaaaaaattcaaatcaGAAGGACAAGTCCACTAGTATCATGGATTCTAGGCAACGGGATGAACATGCTACTTTAAGTAGAAAAGTTTCATCAGAAATTCGATCTG attctggaaagaaaaatatcttgTCGCTCATAGGGAAAAATTGTGAAATCTCTGCT GTCTCTGGAGGAATGTTGCAACAACCTGGAGATTCACCTGTTTCTACTGCTCCTAAAAGAAGTCAGAGACTTAGGGCTAGTGAAATGATAATAAAGAGCATCCTGTTAAATAATGAAACACATCAAAGTCAATCTTTGAATGCCACACAGCATAGGCACGAGACTCAAAACTTAATAGTGGAGCATGGCAAGAAATGGCCCCGGCCTATGAATAAGCAAGTGGCTATTAATGGTCATGTGCCTGGTAGTGAGCCATCTGGACCTATTTATGATGGTGATACAAAAAGGAATAATAGCAAGTTCTTGACGAAGGGCAGGTATAGTGTAGGCTCTGCTAGtgcaaaacaacaaaaatgtATAAAGGATAGACCAGATCCTGGTGTGTGGGCTCCTCTTTGTCATTCTGTTGTTCAAAGTGACAATGAGGAGAAATTGTCGTCTACCTTGCTGCAACATAGTGGGATGAACTCTAAAG ttattgatGGAGAAACAAAAAGTGGCATGCATTATTTGAGCCATACTGTGGAACCAACAGGCCGATCAAGTAGAAACAGTAGTTCTTCTGTAGATATCG GATCACACAAACATTTTGGTCATAATGTGGCAGCCCAGAGAATGAAGGGCGATGGCTCCCGGATTGCATCCGAGCATAAATCTTCTAAAAGAGGAGGTGCCAGTGGCTATGGTGTCCAAAAG AAACAAGTGTGGGTTCAGAAATCAGCTTCAGGTTCATAG
- the LOC8269983 gene encoding regulator of nonsense transcripts UPF3 isoform X3 yields MKRKEKEEEERRRKVVIRHLPPSLSQSHLFSQFHHLLLLSFNWFCFRPPNSSHKNHRYSRAYIEFKSPADAGQFAHLFHGHLFVDDNGAQFKAIVEYAPSQRVPKPSPVKDGREGTIYTDPDYLEFLKLIAKPVDNLPSASVQFQIEDAAQSGAAKEPPITTPLMEFVRQKRAAEDGNQQGSLVAVKGSKRAGSASVIKPGSSANKRGAEKKKYILKNSRKNSNQKDKSTSIMDSRQRDEHATLSRKVSSEIRSDSGKKNILSLIGKNCEISAVSGGMLQQPGDSPVSTAPKRSQRLRASEMIIKSILLNNETHQSQSLNATQHRHETQNLIVEHGKKWPRPMNKQVAINGHVPGSEPSGPIYDGDTKRNNSKFLTKGRYSVGSASAKQQKCIKDRPDPGVWAPLCHSVVQSDNEEKLSSTLLQHSGMNSKVIDGETKSGMHYLSHTVEPTGRSSRNSSSSVDIGSHKHFGHNVAAQRMKGDGSRIASEHKSSKRGGASGYGVQKKQVWVQKSASGS; encoded by the exons ATGAAAAGGAAGGAgaaggaggaagaagaaaggagaagGAAAGTGGTGATAAGACATTTGCCCCCGTCGCTCTCTCAATCTCACCTCTTCTCCCAATTCCATCAtcttctccttctttcttttaattggtTCTGCTTCCGCCCTCCAAACTCCAG TCATAAGAATCATAGATATTCTCGGGCTTACATAGAATTCAAGAGCCCTGCAGATGCCGGACAGTTTGCGCACTTAttccatggtcatctgtttgTCGATGACAATG GTGCTCAGTTCAAGGCCATCGTCGAGTATGCCCCTTCCCAACGTGTTCCCAAGCCTTCTCCTGTAAAGGATGGTCGTGAAGGGACCATTTACACTG ATCCTGATTATTTAGAATTCCTCAAACTTATTGCAAAACCGGTGGACAATCTCCCTAGTGCCTCAGTTCAATTCCAAATAGAGGATGCAGCACAATCTG GTGCTGCGAAAGAACCTCCTATTACTACACCTCTAATGGAGTTTGTTCGTCAGAAACGAGCTGCTGAGGATGGAAACCAG CAGGGTTCGTTAGTTGCTGTCAAGGGTAGCAAAAGAGCTGGATCAGCATCTGTGATTAAGCCTGGTTCAAGTGCTAACAAACGAGGCGCTGAGAAGAAAAAG TATATCCTAAAGAACAGCagaaaaaattcaaatcaGAAGGACAAGTCCACTAGTATCATGGATTCTAGGCAACGGGATGAACATGCTACTTTAAGTAGAAAAGTTTCATCAGAAATTCGATCTG attctggaaagaaaaatatcttgTCGCTCATAGGGAAAAATTGTGAAATCTCTGCT GTCTCTGGAGGAATGTTGCAACAACCTGGAGATTCACCTGTTTCTACTGCTCCTAAAAGAAGTCAGAGACTTAGGGCTAGTGAAATGATAATAAAGAGCATCCTGTTAAATAATGAAACACATCAAAGTCAATCTTTGAATGCCACACAGCATAGGCACGAGACTCAAAACTTAATAGTGGAGCATGGCAAGAAATGGCCCCGGCCTATGAATAAGCAAGTGGCTATTAATGGTCATGTGCCTGGTAGTGAGCCATCTGGACCTATTTATGATGGTGATACAAAAAGGAATAATAGCAAGTTCTTGACGAAGGGCAGGTATAGTGTAGGCTCTGCTAGtgcaaaacaacaaaaatgtATAAAGGATAGACCAGATCCTGGTGTGTGGGCTCCTCTTTGTCATTCTGTTGTTCAAAGTGACAATGAGGAGAAATTGTCGTCTACCTTGCTGCAACATAGTGGGATGAACTCTAAAG ttattgatGGAGAAACAAAAAGTGGCATGCATTATTTGAGCCATACTGTGGAACCAACAGGCCGATCAAGTAGAAACAGTAGTTCTTCTGTAGATATCG GATCACACAAACATTTTGGTCATAATGTGGCAGCCCAGAGAATGAAGGGCGATGGCTCCCGGATTGCATCCGAGCATAAATCTTCTAAAAGAGGAGGTGCCAGTGGCTATGGTGTCCAAAAG AAACAAGTGTGGGTTCAGAAATCAGCTTCAGGTTCATAG
- the LOC8269983 gene encoding regulator of nonsense transcripts UPF3 isoform X1 gives MKRKEKEEEERRRKVVIRHLPPSLSQSHLFSQFHHLLLLSFNWFCFRPPNSSHKNHRYSRAYIEFKSPADAGQFAHLFHGHLFVDDNGAQFKAIVEYAPSQRVPKPSPVKDGREGTIYTDPDYLEFLKLIAKPVDNLPSASVQFQIEDAAQSGLLIFSLYIHFLFHFHTLPGAAKEPPITTPLMEFVRQKRAAEDGNQQGSLVAVKGSKRAGSASVIKPGSSANKRGAEKKKYILKNSRKNSNQKDKSTSIMDSRQRDEHATLSRKVSSEIRSDSGKKNILSLIGKNCEISAVSGGMLQQPGDSPVSTAPKRSQRLRASEMIIKSILLNNETHQSQSLNATQHRHETQNLIVEHGKKWPRPMNKQVAINGHVPGSEPSGPIYDGDTKRNNSKFLTKGRYSVGSASAKQQKCIKDRPDPGVWAPLCHSVVQSDNEEKLSSTLLQHSGMNSKVIDGETKSGMHYLSHTVEPTGRSSRNSSSSVDIGSHKHFGHNVAAQRMKGDGSRIASEHKSSKRGGASGYGVQKKQVWVQKSASGS, from the exons ATGAAAAGGAAGGAgaaggaggaagaagaaaggagaagGAAAGTGGTGATAAGACATTTGCCCCCGTCGCTCTCTCAATCTCACCTCTTCTCCCAATTCCATCAtcttctccttctttcttttaattggtTCTGCTTCCGCCCTCCAAACTCCAG TCATAAGAATCATAGATATTCTCGGGCTTACATAGAATTCAAGAGCCCTGCAGATGCCGGACAGTTTGCGCACTTAttccatggtcatctgtttgTCGATGACAATG GTGCTCAGTTCAAGGCCATCGTCGAGTATGCCCCTTCCCAACGTGTTCCCAAGCCTTCTCCTGTAAAGGATGGTCGTGAAGGGACCATTTACACTG ATCCTGATTATTTAGAATTCCTCAAACTTATTGCAAAACCGGTGGACAATCTCCCTAGTGCCTCAGTTCAATTCCAAATAGAGGATGCAGCACAATCTGGTCTGTTAATATTTTCACTATATATACAT TTTTTGTTCCACTTTCACACTCTCCCAGGTGCTGCGAAAGAACCTCCTATTACTACACCTCTAATGGAGTTTGTTCGTCAGAAACGAGCTGCTGAGGATGGAAACCAG CAGGGTTCGTTAGTTGCTGTCAAGGGTAGCAAAAGAGCTGGATCAGCATCTGTGATTAAGCCTGGTTCAAGTGCTAACAAACGAGGCGCTGAGAAGAAAAAG TATATCCTAAAGAACAGCagaaaaaattcaaatcaGAAGGACAAGTCCACTAGTATCATGGATTCTAGGCAACGGGATGAACATGCTACTTTAAGTAGAAAAGTTTCATCAGAAATTCGATCTG attctggaaagaaaaatatcttgTCGCTCATAGGGAAAAATTGTGAAATCTCTGCT GTCTCTGGAGGAATGTTGCAACAACCTGGAGATTCACCTGTTTCTACTGCTCCTAAAAGAAGTCAGAGACTTAGGGCTAGTGAAATGATAATAAAGAGCATCCTGTTAAATAATGAAACACATCAAAGTCAATCTTTGAATGCCACACAGCATAGGCACGAGACTCAAAACTTAATAGTGGAGCATGGCAAGAAATGGCCCCGGCCTATGAATAAGCAAGTGGCTATTAATGGTCATGTGCCTGGTAGTGAGCCATCTGGACCTATTTATGATGGTGATACAAAAAGGAATAATAGCAAGTTCTTGACGAAGGGCAGGTATAGTGTAGGCTCTGCTAGtgcaaaacaacaaaaatgtATAAAGGATAGACCAGATCCTGGTGTGTGGGCTCCTCTTTGTCATTCTGTTGTTCAAAGTGACAATGAGGAGAAATTGTCGTCTACCTTGCTGCAACATAGTGGGATGAACTCTAAAG ttattgatGGAGAAACAAAAAGTGGCATGCATTATTTGAGCCATACTGTGGAACCAACAGGCCGATCAAGTAGAAACAGTAGTTCTTCTGTAGATATCG GATCACACAAACATTTTGGTCATAATGTGGCAGCCCAGAGAATGAAGGGCGATGGCTCCCGGATTGCATCCGAGCATAAATCTTCTAAAAGAGGAGGTGCCAGTGGCTATGGTGTCCAAAAG AAACAAGTGTGGGTTCAGAAATCAGCTTCAGGTTCATAG
- the LOC8269982 gene encoding putative methylesterase 14, chloroplastic produces MGNRFICMTKKDAGDNQGSRSKRLGRSQRKLLADEDLLHRQALSMALHQHQLSQRFEGSMSRRIGSTTSRKRNLSDPFSNGKQVPDFAENIKFKKFILVHGEGFGAWCWYKTVALLEEAGLLPTALDLTGSGIHLTDTNSVTTLADYSQPLINYLENLPEDEKVILVGHSTGGACISLALEHFPQKISKAIFLCATMVSDGQRPFDVFAEELGSAERFMQESEFLIYGNGKDKAPTGFMFEKQQMKGLYFNQSTTKDVALAMVCMRPIPLGPVMEKLSLSPEKYGTGRRFFIQTLDDHALSPDVQEKLVRENPPEGVFKIKGSDHCPFFSKPQSLHKILLEIAQIP; encoded by the exons ATGGGAAATCGCTTCATTTGCATGACCAAGAAGGATGCCGGAGACAATCAGGGATCCAGAAGCAAACGATTGGGTAGGTCGCAGCGAAAGCTGTTGGCTGATGAAGACTTACTCCACAGGCAAGCTCTCTCTATGGCTCTTCATCAGCATCAATTGTCTCAGAGATTTGAAGGATCCATGTCTAGACGGATTGGCTCCACCACCTCCCGTAAACGCAACCTTTCTGACCCTTTCTCTAATGGAAAACAG GTACCTGACTTTGCGGAAAATATCAagtttaaaaagtttattctCGTTCATGGAGAAGGCTTTGGAGCATGGTGTTGGTATAAAACAGTTGCTCTGTTGGAAGAAGCTGGATTGCTTCCCACTGCCTTAGATCTAACAGGATCTGGCATTCATCTCACGGATACTAATTCCGTTACTACGTTGGCAGACTACTCTCAAcctttgattaattatttggAAAATCTTCCTGAGGACGAAAAG GTTATATTGGTCGGTCATAGTACTGGGGGTGCATGCATTTCTCTTGCACTGGAACATTTCCCACAGAAGATCTCTAAagctatttttttatgtgCTACTATGGTGTCCGATGGTCAAAGGCCTTTTGATGTTTTTGCTGAAGAG CTTGGATCTGCTGAACGTTTCATGCAAGAATCAGAGTTTTTGATATATGGGAACGGTAAAGACAAGGCTCCGACAGGATTTATGTTTGAGAAACAGCAAATGAAAGGTTTATATTTCAATCAATCAACAACAAAG GATGTTGCTTTGGCCATGGTTTGTATGAGACCCATCCCTTTGGGTCCTGTGATGGAGAAGTTGTCATTATCCCCTGAAAAATATGGAACTGGTAGGCGGTTCTTCATCCAAACGTTGGATGATCATGCTCTTTCACCGGATGTCCAAGAAAAATTAGTGCGGGAAAATCCACCAGAAGGAGTCTTCAAGATTAAAGGAAGTGATCACTGCCCGTTCTTTTCTAAACCACAATCGCTGCACAAAATATTGCTGGAAATTGCCCAAATTccctaa
- the LOC8269983 gene encoding regulator of nonsense transcripts UPF3 isoform X4, with protein MKRKEKEEEERRRKVVIRHLPPSLSQSHLFSQFHHLLLLSFNWFCFRPPNSSHKNHRYSRAYIEFKSPADAGQFAHLFHGHLFVDDNGAQFKAIVEYAPSQRVPKPSPVKDGREGTIYTDPDYLEFLKLIAKPVDNLPSASVQFQIEDAAQSGAAKEPPITTPLMEFVRQKRAAEDGNQGSLVAVKGSKRAGSASVIKPGSSANKRGAEKKKYILKNSRKNSNQKDKSTSIMDSRQRDEHATLSRKVSSEIRSDSGKKNILSLIGKNCEISAVSGGMLQQPGDSPVSTAPKRSQRLRASEMIIKSILLNNETHQSQSLNATQHRHETQNLIVEHGKKWPRPMNKQVAINGHVPGSEPSGPIYDGDTKRNNSKFLTKGRYSVGSASAKQQKCIKDRPDPGVWAPLCHSVVQSDNEEKLSSTLLQHSGMNSKVIDGETKSGMHYLSHTVEPTGRSSRNSSSSVDIGSHKHFGHNVAAQRMKGDGSRIASEHKSSKRGGASGYGVQKKQVWVQKSASGS; from the exons ATGAAAAGGAAGGAgaaggaggaagaagaaaggagaagGAAAGTGGTGATAAGACATTTGCCCCCGTCGCTCTCTCAATCTCACCTCTTCTCCCAATTCCATCAtcttctccttctttcttttaattggtTCTGCTTCCGCCCTCCAAACTCCAG TCATAAGAATCATAGATATTCTCGGGCTTACATAGAATTCAAGAGCCCTGCAGATGCCGGACAGTTTGCGCACTTAttccatggtcatctgtttgTCGATGACAATG GTGCTCAGTTCAAGGCCATCGTCGAGTATGCCCCTTCCCAACGTGTTCCCAAGCCTTCTCCTGTAAAGGATGGTCGTGAAGGGACCATTTACACTG ATCCTGATTATTTAGAATTCCTCAAACTTATTGCAAAACCGGTGGACAATCTCCCTAGTGCCTCAGTTCAATTCCAAATAGAGGATGCAGCACAATCTG GTGCTGCGAAAGAACCTCCTATTACTACACCTCTAATGGAGTTTGTTCGTCAGAAACGAGCTGCTGAGGATGGAAACCAG GGTTCGTTAGTTGCTGTCAAGGGTAGCAAAAGAGCTGGATCAGCATCTGTGATTAAGCCTGGTTCAAGTGCTAACAAACGAGGCGCTGAGAAGAAAAAG TATATCCTAAAGAACAGCagaaaaaattcaaatcaGAAGGACAAGTCCACTAGTATCATGGATTCTAGGCAACGGGATGAACATGCTACTTTAAGTAGAAAAGTTTCATCAGAAATTCGATCTG attctggaaagaaaaatatcttgTCGCTCATAGGGAAAAATTGTGAAATCTCTGCT GTCTCTGGAGGAATGTTGCAACAACCTGGAGATTCACCTGTTTCTACTGCTCCTAAAAGAAGTCAGAGACTTAGGGCTAGTGAAATGATAATAAAGAGCATCCTGTTAAATAATGAAACACATCAAAGTCAATCTTTGAATGCCACACAGCATAGGCACGAGACTCAAAACTTAATAGTGGAGCATGGCAAGAAATGGCCCCGGCCTATGAATAAGCAAGTGGCTATTAATGGTCATGTGCCTGGTAGTGAGCCATCTGGACCTATTTATGATGGTGATACAAAAAGGAATAATAGCAAGTTCTTGACGAAGGGCAGGTATAGTGTAGGCTCTGCTAGtgcaaaacaacaaaaatgtATAAAGGATAGACCAGATCCTGGTGTGTGGGCTCCTCTTTGTCATTCTGTTGTTCAAAGTGACAATGAGGAGAAATTGTCGTCTACCTTGCTGCAACATAGTGGGATGAACTCTAAAG ttattgatGGAGAAACAAAAAGTGGCATGCATTATTTGAGCCATACTGTGGAACCAACAGGCCGATCAAGTAGAAACAGTAGTTCTTCTGTAGATATCG GATCACACAAACATTTTGGTCATAATGTGGCAGCCCAGAGAATGAAGGGCGATGGCTCCCGGATTGCATCCGAGCATAAATCTTCTAAAAGAGGAGGTGCCAGTGGCTATGGTGTCCAAAAG AAACAAGTGTGGGTTCAGAAATCAGCTTCAGGTTCATAG